TGGTTTCCCGCTAGCCAGCGCCCGCTTCTCTGGGTGAGAGACATTTGCTCAGGGGCCCGTTTTCTGGTGGATTCCGGGGCAGAGGTGAGTGTGGTTTTGGCAGCGGTCACTGACCGCCGCGCCCAACCCCGTACGGCGTACGACCTTCTGGCCGCCAACCGCACCCCGATCGCGACGTATGGGACCCAGACGCGTCGCGTGGCACTCCTGCCTGGCAGCCGTTTCCGGGTGGGCATTTGTGGTGGCGGACGTGGAGCAGGCAATCCTGGGGATAGATTTTCTCGCTGCTCACGACCTCCTGGTGGATCCACGCCGCAGATGCCTCCTACACGAGCCCTCGGCCACTATCATCCACGCGGAGCCCTGCGCGCAGCCGACGCCGTCCCTCACCACCCTCCGCCAAGCGACGCAGTTCGAGGCCCTCCTCCAGGAGTTTCCCCTCCTTACATCCCCACAGTCCGCCCCGCCTCGGGTCCAACACGGGGTACAGCACTCCATCGTGACAACTGGTCCCCTGTGCTTCGCTCGGCCCCGGCGGCTGCCCCCGGAACGTCTTCACGCTGCGCGCAAGGAGTTTGACCTCATGCTGGAGGAAGGCAGCAACTGGGCGTCGCCACTTCACAGGGTACCCAAGGCCCAGAATGAAGAATGGCGGGCTTGTGGGGATTACAGGGCCCTTAACGCCATGACCCGTCCCGACAGATACCCCATCCCCAACGTGCTGGACTTCCACACCAAGCTCCATGGCAAGTCTATCTTCTCGAAGATCGACCTCCTGCGGGCGTTCCACCAGATTCCTGTGGCAGAGGACGACGTTCCGAAGACCGCGGTGATTACGCCCTTCGGATTGTTCGAATACCCCTTTATGAACTTCGGTCTTCGCAACGCCACCCAAACCTTCCACCGGTTCATGGACAGGGTCCTGAGAGGGTTGGACTTCGTCGTCGTTTACATCGATGACATTCT
The window above is part of the Portunus trituberculatus isolate SZX2019 chromosome 31, ASM1759143v1, whole genome shotgun sequence genome. Proteins encoded here:
- the LOC123511046 gene encoding vegetative cell wall protein gp1-like gives rise to the protein MCLVSPGKRGGRGQLTPLPAPASIPRLCPDPLPRHPISALSPPAVQPAPGPTEPAPPPPLAPQCSMGSHDAPASHGRPTVVHTSSSPTKQRSRDGRAPSPPPSLLQPIGGRASAPPTHLRVSASVPPRQPIPSSSDSPAPSPPPQHPEWFPASQRPLLWVRDICSGARFLVDSGAEVSVVLAAVTDRRAQPRTAYDLLAANRTPIATYGTQTRRVALLPGSRFRVGICGGGRGAGNPGDRFSRCSRPPGGSTPQMPPTRALGHYHPRGALRAADAVPHHPPPSDAVRGPPPGVSPPYIPTVRPASGPTRGTALHRDNWSPVLRSAPAAAPGTSSRCAQGV